The following proteins come from a genomic window of Enterobacter chengduensis:
- a CDS encoding DUF2955 domain-containing protein, producing MSINTLARVFTPHGNIVYTANDFRQTLRIVFAGMIALSISSFYNTSYGVFFVVYPIMLLSLVPVFNRHVAKQFIFSASLNCVEMVIIIGYLSQWPVIMTLVVFALYVMRFRFMSKGPLFLFGSMGVVCQSVMLNFMSYPTTSWHTLLFSNIEASVMAVCLSALMNYLLPDVEPRRPPPLIEKDDARVRHESLLSGTVATLIFVVFQISDLSDSLSALMAGILILFPMHYRGAVMSSIWRVVGVVLGCLYILVVQLILYDHSSHMLLMMPLIGLGLAFGARLHVMEKVGAGVGFSSITTIGIMFGQNMHPDTDLVFSDLYRITSVTFSLVATLTLVFLVHLILNRFEATRYVIAPPKAD from the coding sequence ATGTCTATTAATACGCTGGCGCGGGTGTTTACCCCGCACGGCAACATCGTCTACACGGCAAACGACTTTCGCCAGACCCTGCGCATCGTCTTTGCCGGGATGATTGCGCTGAGCATTTCGAGTTTCTACAACACCAGCTATGGCGTGTTTTTTGTGGTTTACCCGATCATGCTGCTGTCGCTGGTGCCGGTTTTCAACCGCCACGTGGCGAAGCAGTTTATCTTCAGCGCATCGCTGAACTGCGTTGAAATGGTGATTATCATCGGCTATCTGTCGCAATGGCCGGTCATCATGACGCTGGTGGTGTTTGCCCTTTACGTGATGCGATTTCGCTTTATGAGCAAGGGGCCGCTGTTCCTGTTCGGGTCGATGGGCGTGGTATGCCAGAGCGTGATGCTCAACTTTATGAGCTACCCCACCACCAGCTGGCACACGCTGCTGTTTTCCAACATCGAAGCGAGCGTGATGGCGGTGTGCCTGAGCGCGCTGATGAACTATCTCCTGCCGGACGTGGAGCCCCGCAGGCCGCCGCCATTGATTGAGAAAGACGATGCTCGCGTGCGCCACGAGTCGCTGCTCTCCGGCACGGTCGCGACGCTGATATTCGTGGTGTTTCAAATCAGTGACTTAAGCGATTCTCTCTCGGCGCTGATGGCCGGGATTTTGATCCTGTTCCCGATGCACTATCGCGGCGCGGTGATGAGCTCGATCTGGCGCGTGGTCGGCGTGGTGCTGGGCTGCCTCTATATTCTGGTTGTCCAGCTGATCCTCTACGACCACAGCAGCCATATGCTATTGATGATGCCGCTGATTGGCCTCGGGCTGGCGTTTGGCGCGCGGCTGCACGTGATGGAGAAAGTGGGCGCGGGCGTGGGGTTTTCCAGCATCACCACCATCGGCATTATGTTCGGTCAGAACATGCATCCGGACACAGACCTGGTATTCAGCGATCTGTACCGCATCACCTCCGTGACCTTTTCGCTGGTGGCCACGCTGACGCTGGTCTTTCTGGTGCATTTGATCCTGAACCGCTTCGAGGCGACGCGCTACGTCATCGCGCCGCCCAAGGCAGATTAA
- a CDS encoding HlyD family secretion protein has product MMTPEQKFARWVRVSIASFLLMFVYFIVADIWIPLTPDSTVMRVVTPVSPRVSGYVAAVHVHNNSQVKRGDLLFELDDTPFRNKVEAAQIALEQARLSNQQLDAQIAAAQASLKTAVLTARNDKVTFDRYQKLSTLQNVSQADLDKVRTTWQSSEQSVSSIQANIQNLRIQRGERDEQRNVTLQKYRNALDEAELNLGWTKVYAQADGTVSNLQLSPGFYASSGSAALALVNNQTDIVADFREKSLRHTHQGTDAAVVFDAFPGRVFRAHVTSSDAGILAGQEAVNGQLSEPETSNRWVRDAQRMRIHVTLDEALPKHLPTGARATVQLYNSEGPFARFFSGMQIHLVSLLHYVY; this is encoded by the coding sequence ATAATGACCCCTGAACAAAAGTTTGCCCGCTGGGTAAGGGTGAGTATTGCCTCTTTCCTGCTGATGTTTGTCTACTTTATCGTCGCGGATATCTGGATCCCGCTGACGCCGGACTCCACCGTGATGCGCGTGGTGACGCCGGTGTCTCCGCGCGTCTCCGGCTACGTGGCGGCGGTACATGTCCACAACAACAGCCAGGTGAAGAGAGGCGATCTGCTGTTTGAGCTCGACGACACGCCGTTTCGCAATAAGGTGGAAGCGGCGCAAATCGCGCTGGAGCAGGCTCGTCTTTCCAACCAGCAGCTGGACGCGCAGATCGCCGCCGCGCAGGCCAGCCTGAAAACCGCCGTGCTGACCGCGCGGAACGATAAAGTGACCTTCGACCGCTACCAGAAGCTGAGCACGCTGCAGAACGTCTCGCAGGCGGATCTGGATAAGGTGCGCACTACCTGGCAGAGCAGCGAACAGTCCGTCAGCTCCATTCAGGCCAACATCCAGAACCTGCGCATTCAGCGCGGCGAGCGGGACGAGCAGCGCAACGTGACGCTGCAAAAATATCGCAACGCGCTGGATGAAGCGGAACTCAACCTCGGCTGGACGAAGGTCTACGCCCAGGCGGACGGCACGGTCAGTAATCTGCAGTTAAGCCCAGGCTTTTACGCCTCCTCGGGGTCAGCCGCGCTGGCGCTGGTGAACAACCAGACCGATATCGTGGCCGATTTCCGCGAGAAAAGCCTGCGCCATACCCATCAGGGCACCGATGCCGCCGTGGTGTTTGACGCCTTCCCTGGACGCGTGTTCCGCGCCCACGTGACCAGCAGCGACGCGGGGATACTGGCGGGTCAGGAGGCCGTTAACGGCCAGCTCTCCGAGCCGGAAACCTCCAACCGCTGGGTGCGCGACGCCCAGCGCATGCGCATTCACGTGACGCTGGATGAAGCGCTGCCGAAGCATCTTCCGACCGGCGCGCGGGCGACCGTGCAGCTCTACAACAGCGAAGGGCCATTTGCGCGCTTCTTCTCCGGGATGCAGATCCACCTGGTGAGCCTGCTGCACTATGTCTATTAA
- a CDS encoding MarR family winged helix-turn-helix transcriptional regulator gives MSEEELFSRRPMGMRMAMIVRQWRAVIDDAILDTGLTQASWTVMMQLFQLGDNVSMSELAEVQGIELPPLMRTLTQLEKQGYLLRAVSPYDRRIRLLTLTPEGKAILKRLTQVIETYQARVSQNIAPEHLDIFSATLNQIACNLRTIREEDKKTEK, from the coding sequence ATGAGTGAAGAAGAGCTGTTTAGCCGCAGGCCGATGGGCATGCGGATGGCGATGATCGTGCGGCAGTGGCGCGCGGTGATCGACGACGCCATACTCGATACCGGGCTAACCCAGGCGAGCTGGACGGTGATGATGCAGCTTTTTCAGCTTGGGGATAACGTCTCGATGAGCGAGCTGGCGGAGGTGCAGGGTATTGAACTGCCGCCGCTGATGCGCACCCTGACACAGCTGGAAAAGCAGGGATACCTGCTGCGCGCCGTATCGCCTTACGACAGGCGCATCCGGCTTCTGACGCTGACGCCCGAGGGTAAAGCCATCTTAAAAAGGCTCACTCAGGTGATTGAGACGTATCAGGCGCGCGTATCGCAGAACATCGCGCCGGAACATCTCGACATTTTTAGCGCCACGTTGAATCAAATCGCCTGCAATTTGCGGACAATCCGCGAAGAAGATAAAAAGACCGAAAAATAA